Proteins encoded by one window of Nodosilinea sp. PGN35:
- a CDS encoding GAF domain-containing protein, whose translation MTTDFRPYSPLDSAEIEDLAPSNGAASGPNATANSAPELKYRGVTYGSNNRSAVTITQRSQFGPVQWFSNLSVRQKQLAGLFTSEVISVLGLVGVGSFLIVAGGRSQLLNQAKAELAVTDIEYNIKINQMGFGFRGQSDNRAIVDAAAAYARGETIPAGSIAAVQQILENEIEARNIEYATLVGNDLRIIANANRDRRGQQFDPNGLVGTVLQNPRQIKASAIVSWAELSNEAPPLPAGFANQDALVRYTVTPVSDPATGAVVGALVSGDIVNGKNAIPRGAIAPFGNGYSALYQRGDDGTFELATGLYAGDNPELDAAAANVPLDSSTLIEQAVARPDQEVTRRDRIDGTTYTLAARAIEDFNGQPVAVMVRGTSEAALNTLIGNSLRLQMLLALLALVADVGIAALLGRSIMRPLKNLQQATWRFGMGDRQARAEVFATDEVGQVAQAFNQLAENVAGSEDLLHRQSQQEQLATARARLLADLTGRIRQSLNEQTILSTSVEGLRDVLEVDRVLIYHFHPDFKGGHITAEAVGRGWKRALGQTIADPLTPEALERYHAGRVSTITDRSAAELSHCHCEILEKLEVRANMVAPLLAGDELIGLLCVHQCDRPRDWSAEEIDLLQQVSVQIGYALSQARLLQQQQLSATRERQITEIVSRMRESLDQDRIFRAAVTEIRRALQTDRVSVYQFDDTWKGTFVAESVEPGWPAALEDKVYDPCFKEKYIEQYRQGRVQAVANLAEAGLTECHLRQLEQYSVKANLVAPIIINEELVALLIAHQCSGPRQWDAMEVNFFRQVATQLGFALEQSRLYAQAEALSEERRQKQEALQMQLVELLSEVEGASRGDLTVRADVTAGEIGTVADFFNSIVESLRQIVTQVKTAAGQVNASLGENEGAIQALATEALRQANDVTQTLASVETMTASIQQVARSAQQAAVVANNASTTAETSGQAMDLTVQNILTLREIIGETSKKVKRLGESSQQISKAVSLINQIAMQTNLLAINAGIEAARAGEEGQGFAVVAEEVGELAARSAEATKEIERIVETIQRETAEVVDAMDQSTTEVVAGTRLVEDAKLNLGRILDVSQQIDTLVRSISDATVSQVEISETVTQLMQAIAAESTRTSQSSLDISTSLRETVGVARSLQATVGTFKTGEE comes from the coding sequence ATGACCACTGATTTTCGCCCCTATTCCCCATTAGATAGCGCTGAAATCGAGGATTTAGCGCCATCTAATGGAGCCGCCAGCGGCCCCAATGCGACGGCAAACAGCGCCCCAGAGCTGAAATATCGTGGGGTAACCTACGGCTCCAACAATCGCAGCGCCGTGACCATCACCCAGCGATCGCAGTTTGGCCCCGTGCAGTGGTTCAGCAACCTGAGCGTGCGGCAAAAGCAGCTGGCTGGCCTGTTTACCTCGGAGGTAATTTCGGTGCTGGGCCTGGTGGGGGTGGGGTCGTTCTTGATTGTGGCCGGTGGCCGCAGTCAGCTGCTCAACCAGGCCAAGGCCGAGCTGGCGGTCACCGACATTGAGTACAACATCAAGATCAACCAGATGGGCTTTGGCTTTCGCGGTCAGTCAGACAACCGCGCCATTGTCGATGCGGCGGCGGCCTACGCGCGGGGCGAAACCATACCCGCCGGGTCGATCGCCGCAGTGCAGCAAATTCTAGAGAACGAAATTGAGGCCCGCAACATTGAGTACGCCACCCTGGTGGGCAACGATCTGAGAATTATTGCCAATGCCAACCGCGATCGCCGGGGTCAGCAGTTTGACCCCAACGGCCTGGTGGGCACGGTGCTGCAAAACCCCCGCCAGATCAAAGCCAGCGCCATTGTCAGCTGGGCCGAGCTGAGCAATGAGGCCCCGCCCCTGCCGGCGGGCTTTGCCAACCAGGATGCCCTGGTGCGCTACACCGTCACCCCGGTGAGCGACCCGGCGACGGGGGCGGTGGTAGGGGCGCTGGTCTCCGGCGACATTGTCAACGGCAAAAATGCCATTCCTCGCGGGGCGATCGCCCCCTTTGGCAACGGCTACAGCGCCCTCTACCAGCGGGGCGACGACGGCACCTTTGAGCTGGCCACGGGCCTCTACGCGGGGGATAACCCCGAGCTAGACGCGGCGGCGGCCAACGTGCCCCTCGACTCCTCTACCCTGATCGAGCAGGCGGTGGCCCGACCCGACCAGGAGGTGACTCGCCGCGATCGCATCGACGGCACCACCTACACCCTGGCCGCCCGCGCCATCGAGGATTTCAACGGCCAGCCGGTCGCGGTGATGGTGCGCGGCACCTCCGAAGCGGCGCTCAATACCCTGATTGGCAACAGCCTGCGCCTGCAAATGCTGCTTGCCCTGCTTGCTCTGGTCGCCGACGTGGGCATTGCCGCCCTGCTGGGGCGCTCCATCATGCGTCCGCTGAAAAACCTCCAGCAGGCCACCTGGCGCTTTGGCATGGGCGATCGCCAGGCCCGCGCCGAGGTCTTTGCCACCGACGAAGTGGGCCAGGTAGCCCAGGCCTTTAACCAGCTGGCCGAAAACGTTGCCGGTTCCGAAGATCTGCTGCACCGCCAGAGCCAGCAGGAGCAGCTGGCCACCGCTCGGGCACGGCTGCTGGCCGACCTGACGGGTCGCATTCGCCAGTCGCTCAACGAGCAGACCATTCTCAGCACGTCGGTTGAAGGGCTGCGCGATGTGCTGGAGGTTGACCGGGTGCTGATTTACCATTTTCATCCCGACTTCAAAGGTGGCCACATTACGGCGGAGGCCGTGGGGCGCGGCTGGAAGCGAGCCCTGGGCCAGACCATTGCTGACCCCCTCACCCCAGAAGCCCTAGAGCGCTACCATGCCGGGCGGGTCAGCACCATCACCGACCGCAGCGCAGCCGAACTTTCCCACTGCCACTGCGAGATCTTGGAAAAGCTAGAGGTGAGGGCCAACATGGTGGCTCCCCTGCTGGCCGGTGACGAGCTGATTGGTCTGCTGTGCGTGCACCAGTGCGATCGCCCCCGCGACTGGAGCGCCGAAGAAATCGATCTACTCCAGCAGGTCTCGGTGCAGATTGGCTACGCCCTCAGCCAGGCCCGCCTCTTGCAGCAGCAGCAGCTCTCCGCCACCCGCGAGCGTCAGATCACCGAAATCGTCTCCCGCATGCGCGAAAGCCTCGACCAGGACCGCATCTTCCGCGCCGCCGTTACCGAAATCCGCCGGGCGCTGCAAACCGATCGCGTCAGTGTGTACCAGTTCGACGACACCTGGAAGGGCACCTTTGTCGCTGAGTCGGTCGAGCCGGGCTGGCCCGCCGCCCTCGAAGACAAGGTCTACGACCCCTGCTTCAAAGAAAAATATATCGAACAGTATCGCCAGGGCCGGGTGCAGGCGGTGGCCAACCTGGCCGAAGCCGGACTGACCGAGTGCCACCTGCGCCAGCTCGAGCAGTACAGCGTCAAGGCCAACCTGGTCGCCCCCATCATCATCAACGAAGAGCTGGTGGCGCTGCTGATTGCCCACCAGTGCAGCGGCCCCCGTCAGTGGGATGCCATGGAGGTCAACTTCTTTCGCCAGGTGGCCACTCAGCTGGGCTTTGCCCTGGAGCAGTCGCGCCTCTACGCCCAGGCCGAGGCCCTCTCTGAAGAGCGCCGCCAAAAGCAAGAGGCCCTGCAAATGCAGCTGGTCGAGCTGCTCAGCGAGGTGGAAGGGGCCTCCCGTGGCGACCTCACCGTGCGCGCCGATGTCACCGCCGGAGAGATCGGCACCGTCGCCGACTTCTTCAACTCGATCGTAGAAAGCCTGCGGCAGATCGTCACCCAGGTGAAAACCGCTGCCGGGCAGGTCAACGCCTCCCTGGGCGAAAACGAAGGGGCGATTCAGGCCCTGGCCACCGAGGCCCTGCGCCAGGCCAACGATGTCACCCAAACCCTGGCCTCCGTGGAGACCATGACCGCCTCGATTCAGCAGGTGGCCCGCAGCGCCCAGCAGGCCGCTGTGGTCGCTAACAACGCCTCTACCACCGCCGAAACCAGCGGCCAGGCGATGGATTTGACGGTGCAAAACATCCTCACCCTGCGGGAAATCATCGGCGAGACCTCCAAAAAAGTGAAGCGGCTGGGCGAATCCTCTCAGCAAATCTCTAAGGCCGTCTCGCTGATCAACCAGATCGCCATGCAGACCAACCTGCTGGCCATCAACGCCGGTATCGAAGCCGCCCGCGCCGGGGAAGAGGGCCAGGGCTTTGCGGTGGTGGCCGAAGAGGTGGGCGAACTGGCCGCCCGCTCCGCCGAAGCCACCAAAGAAATCGAGCGCATCGTCGAAACCATCCAGCGCGAAACCGCCGAGGTGGTAGACGCCATGGATCAAAGCACCACCGAGGTGGTCGCCGGCACCCGCCTGGTGGAAGACGCCAAGCTCAACCTGGGCCGCATTCTCGATGTGTCGCAGCAGATTGACACCCTGGTGCGCTCCATCTCCGATGCCACCGTCTCCCAGGTGGAAATCTCCGAGACCGTGACCCAGCTCATGCAGGCGATCGCCGCCGAATCCACCCGCACCTCCCAGTCGTCCCTCGACATTTCCACCTCCCTGCGCGAGACGGTCGGTGTGGCGCGATCGCTCCAGGCCACCGTCGGCACCTTTAAGACCGGCGAAGAGTGA
- a CDS encoding chemotaxis protein CheW has product MSNLSLAQPYPSANGALATQALTPLTHSYLRFTLGSQAALLPTRQVQEAIATPAARITPMPNMPPALLGLINRRSRVLWVVDLALLLGLPTAYPNSQQYNLVLMQVGTVALGLRVSHIDGILSLSPQHLQPAPTHVPPGLVPFLRGCILQEGEVLLGLDGEALLRAPALQAL; this is encoded by the coding sequence ATGAGCAACCTGTCTCTAGCGCAGCCCTACCCCTCGGCCAACGGTGCCCTGGCCACCCAGGCCCTGACGCCGCTGACCCATAGCTACCTACGTTTTACCTTGGGCAGCCAGGCGGCCCTGCTGCCCACCCGCCAGGTACAGGAGGCGATCGCCACCCCCGCCGCCCGCATTACCCCCATGCCCAACATGCCCCCGGCCCTGCTGGGGTTAATCAACCGCCGCAGCCGGGTGCTGTGGGTGGTCGATTTAGCCCTGCTGCTGGGATTGCCCACCGCCTACCCCAACTCCCAGCAGTACAACCTGGTGCTCATGCAGGTGGGCACCGTGGCCCTGGGGCTGCGGGTGAGCCACATCGACGGCATTCTCAGTCTGTCGCCCCAGCACTTGCAGCCCGCCCCCACCCACGTGCCGCCAGGGCTGGTGCCCTTTTTGCGGGGCTGCATCCTGCAAGAGGGAGAAGTGCTGCTGGGGCTCGACGGCGAAGCCCTGTTGCGCGCCCCGGCGCTGCAAGCGCTTTAG
- a CDS encoding response regulator transcription factor: MQATLAGTILVVEDTPSEMELMVHYLRDSGCTVVCATTAQDALEKAAQHPPDVIVSDVVMPGMSGFELCRSLKKQPATAHVPIVLCTSKNQDIDRLWGMRQGADAYLTKPYTREQLVQSVLAVMKVNR, from the coding sequence ATGCAAGCGACTCTAGCAGGCACCATTTTGGTAGTTGAAGATACCCCTTCCGAAATGGAGCTGATGGTGCACTACCTGCGCGACAGCGGCTGTACCGTGGTCTGTGCCACAACCGCCCAGGATGCGCTGGAAAAGGCCGCCCAGCACCCCCCGGATGTGATCGTCAGCGATGTGGTAATGCCCGGCATGAGCGGCTTTGAGCTGTGCCGCAGCCTGAAAAAGCAGCCCGCCACCGCCCACGTGCCCATCGTGCTCTGCACCTCCAAAAACCAGGATATTGACCGGCTGTGGGGCATGCGCCAGGGGGCCGATGCCTACCTGACCAAGCCCTACACCCGCGAACAGCTCGTGCAGTCGGTGCTCGCCGTGATGAAGGTGAACCGATGA
- a CDS encoding response regulator, whose translation MNTVPMASPSSPNPLHPLSLLAQVSSRQATGCLQVMTPTNTWLLHLDQGQLSYVSTVERAFERLDSHLRRLSVQVPSLVSAVRVQVRLLFEQQATAADADYQAICWLVEQQHLQPNQASTLVETLSKEVLEAFLEVRQGSYELVEGNSLGNAPRYCQLNLRTTVEECYARLKQRRTGYSQVNGGPQRLGVATVATTPVEAGPAVVAGGRGGQTGSLKPDAKAHYTIACIDDSPTVLQAINSFLDDKIFSVIMIDDPVKALMQVIRTKPDLILLDVTMPSLDGYELCSLLRRHPDFKTTPIIMVTSNTGFIDRAKAKLVRASGYLTKPFNQSDLLKFIFKYLN comes from the coding sequence TTGAATACCGTTCCCATGGCATCACCGTCTTCCCCCAACCCACTGCACCCCCTCAGCCTGCTGGCTCAGGTGAGTAGTCGCCAGGCCACCGGCTGTCTCCAGGTGATGACCCCCACCAACACCTGGCTCCTGCACCTAGACCAGGGGCAGCTCAGCTATGTTTCGACCGTCGAGCGAGCCTTCGAGCGATTGGATAGCCATCTGCGGCGGCTGAGCGTGCAGGTGCCGTCTTTGGTCAGCGCCGTGCGGGTACAGGTGCGGCTGCTGTTTGAGCAGCAGGCCACCGCCGCCGATGCCGACTACCAGGCGATCTGCTGGCTAGTTGAGCAGCAGCACTTGCAGCCCAATCAGGCCTCAACGCTGGTTGAAACCCTCTCTAAAGAGGTGTTAGAAGCCTTTTTAGAGGTGCGCCAGGGCAGCTATGAGCTGGTCGAGGGCAACAGCCTGGGCAACGCCCCCCGCTACTGCCAACTCAACCTGCGCACCACGGTAGAAGAGTGCTACGCCCGGCTCAAGCAGCGCCGCACTGGCTATAGCCAGGTCAACGGTGGCCCCCAGCGGCTGGGGGTGGCAACGGTAGCAACCACCCCTGTCGAAGCGGGGCCTGCGGTGGTTGCGGGGGGTAGGGGAGGGCAGACGGGGAGCCTAAAGCCGGACGCAAAGGCCCATTACACCATTGCCTGCATTGATGACAGCCCGACGGTACTCCAGGCGATCAACAGCTTTTTAGACGACAAAATCTTCTCGGTCATTATGATCGACGACCCCGTGAAAGCGCTGATGCAGGTGATTCGCACGAAGCCCGATCTAATTTTGCTCGATGTCACCATGCCCAGCCTCGACGGCTACGAGCTGTGCTCGCTGCTGCGTCGCCATCCAGATTTTAAGACCACCCCCATTATTATGGTGACCAGCAATACTGGATTTATCGATCGCGCCAAGGCCAAACTGGTGCGGGCCTCGGGCTATTTGACGAAGCCATTTAATCAATCCGATCTGCTTAAGTTCATTTTTAAGTATTTGAACTAG
- the bcsA gene encoding UDP-forming cellulose synthase catalytic subunit, which translates to MLHPTPPLHHWLTKTLPDRTYALTQHLSRWQMLLLLACLGLLTRPLLVAHPAIWQQAIVAGLLIALGYSILHLEDGHAHSSGDRERLHLFMVTLSSLTTLRYLYYRTRYTLNFDTGLDATFSLLLYGAELYALGTLFLSYFQTLRLRDRTAVDLTPVPQTQWPTVDVYIPTYDEDVEIVRKTVVAAVAIDYPPGKKQVYVLDDGRKYPERRAKLQAVCDELGAKLLVRDNNDHAKAGNINTALERTTGDLVLILDCDHIPVRGFLTETVGFFLDKTVALVQTPHWFYNPDPFERNLLTQGQVPVGNELFYKVLQKGNDAWNAAFFCGSAAVVRRNHLLEVGGIATETVTEDCHTSLRLHSLGYRTIYYDKIMVAGLAPEKFSAYVGQQVRWARGMAQILRLENPLFNRQLKLSLPQRICYFSATSHFFFGFPRLMYALAPTLFLLFSINSVRGLGIETLFYALPHIVLSMQTNHIPYKRVRFSFWNEIYEFAMSFQAGIVTLLALVNPKLGSFNVTAKGLVVNQRTFDANSVRYLLILGLLTAASLLAVPFWLLLSPEDTQAVLINALWCGFNLVLVLAACLVALEQPQLRRAHRLPRQLTAIIHSDGHSWTGKTIDVSESGAQIRLDEWPNVADQVWVELVGDYDGRALLEAQIIRATATSRLETELAMDFINLSPSQADDLTLVLFSDVKEWYSQTRQQVDKPLRSLQFIATTLWRVFTDFEPAIGQKMRKQLQAPVQLAWEGWHGDSYPARVVEMGSRDLRLEVQNVSELDRATLLETFPTVGLLFPSGDDLPTAQSVVAQVNQAIELPSLNGVEARLVLELSFPAALASQQRRKIQTLLRSLA; encoded by the coding sequence ATGCTCCACCCCACCCCACCCCTCCACCACTGGCTGACCAAAACCCTGCCCGATCGCACCTACGCGCTCACCCAACACCTGAGTCGCTGGCAGATGCTGCTGCTGCTGGCCTGCCTGGGGCTATTGACCAGGCCGCTGCTGGTGGCCCATCCGGCGATTTGGCAGCAGGCAATTGTGGCGGGGCTGCTGATTGCTCTGGGCTACAGCATTCTGCATTTGGAGGATGGCCATGCCCACAGCAGCGGCGATCGCGAGCGGCTGCACCTGTTTATGGTCACCCTCAGCAGCCTCACCACCCTGCGCTACCTCTACTACCGCACCCGCTACACCCTCAACTTTGACACCGGACTGGATGCGACCTTTTCGCTGTTGCTCTACGGAGCCGAGCTGTACGCCCTGGGGACTTTATTTCTGTCGTATTTTCAGACGCTGCGGCTGCGCGATCGCACCGCCGTAGACCTCACCCCGGTGCCCCAAACCCAGTGGCCTACGGTGGATGTGTACATTCCCACCTACGACGAAGATGTGGAGATCGTGCGCAAGACCGTGGTGGCGGCGGTGGCAATCGACTATCCGCCCGGCAAAAAGCAGGTCTATGTCTTGGATGACGGGCGCAAGTACCCCGAGCGGCGGGCAAAACTTCAGGCCGTCTGCGACGAGCTGGGGGCCAAGCTGCTGGTGCGCGACAACAACGACCACGCCAAGGCAGGCAACATCAACACCGCCCTGGAGCGCACCACGGGCGACCTGGTGCTGATTCTCGACTGCGACCACATTCCGGTGCGGGGCTTTTTGACCGAAACCGTGGGCTTCTTTTTAGACAAAACCGTGGCTCTGGTGCAGACGCCCCACTGGTTCTACAACCCCGACCCCTTTGAGCGCAACCTGCTCACCCAGGGCCAGGTGCCCGTGGGCAACGAGCTGTTCTACAAGGTGCTGCAAAAGGGCAACGACGCCTGGAATGCGGCCTTCTTTTGCGGTTCGGCGGCGGTAGTGCGGCGCAACCACCTGCTAGAGGTGGGGGGCATTGCCACCGAAACCGTCACCGAAGACTGCCACACCTCCCTGCGGCTGCACTCGTTGGGCTACCGCACCATCTACTACGACAAGATCATGGTGGCGGGGCTGGCCCCCGAGAAATTTTCGGCCTACGTGGGGCAGCAGGTGCGCTGGGCGCGGGGCATGGCCCAAATTCTGCGGCTAGAAAACCCGCTGTTTAACCGCCAGCTCAAGCTGTCACTGCCCCAGCGCATCTGCTACTTCAGCGCTACGTCTCACTTTTTCTTTGGCTTTCCCCGGCTGATGTACGCCCTGGCCCCGACGCTGTTTTTGCTGTTTAGCATCAACTCGGTACGGGGCCTGGGCATTGAGACCCTGTTCTACGCGCTGCCCCACATTGTGCTGTCCATGCAAACCAACCACATTCCCTACAAGCGGGTGCGGTTTTCGTTTTGGAATGAGATCTACGAGTTTGCCATGTCGTTTCAGGCGGGCATTGTCACCCTGCTGGCCCTGGTGAACCCAAAACTGGGCAGTTTTAACGTCACAGCGAAGGGGCTGGTGGTCAACCAGCGCACCTTTGACGCCAACAGCGTGCGGTACCTGCTGATTTTGGGCCTGCTGACGGCGGCCTCGCTACTGGCGGTGCCCTTTTGGCTGCTGCTCAGCCCCGAAGACACCCAGGCGGTGCTGATCAACGCCCTCTGGTGCGGCTTTAACCTGGTGCTGGTGCTGGCCGCCTGCTTAGTCGCGCTGGAGCAACCCCAGCTGCGCCGCGCCCACCGCCTGCCCCGACAGCTGACCGCCATCATCCACAGCGACGGCCACAGCTGGACGGGCAAAACCATCGATGTTAGCGAGAGCGGAGCGCAGATCAGGCTGGACGAATGGCCGAATGTGGCTGACCAGGTGTGGGTCGAGCTGGTGGGCGACTACGATGGCCGCGCCCTGCTGGAGGCCCAGATTATTCGCGCTACGGCCACCAGCCGCCTGGAGACTGAGCTGGCGATGGATTTTATCAACCTCAGCCCCAGCCAGGCCGACGATCTCACCCTGGTGCTGTTTTCGGACGTGAAGGAATGGTATTCTCAGACCCGTCAGCAGGTGGATAAGCCGCTGCGATCGCTCCAGTTTATCGCCACTACTCTCTGGCGCGTCTTTACAGACTTTGAACCGGCCATCGGTCAAAAAATGCGCAAGCAATTGCAGGCCCCCGTGCAGCTGGCCTGGGAGGGCTGGCACGGCGACAGCTACCCGGCCCGCGTGGTGGAAATGGGCAGCCGCGACCTGCGCCTGGAGGTGCAGAACGTGAGCGAACTCGATCGCGCCACCCTGCTCGAAACCTTTCCTACCGTGGGGCTGCTGTTTCCCTCCGGAGATGACCTGCCCACGGCCCAGAGCGTTGTGGCCCAGGTGAACCAGGCGATCGAACTGCCTAGCCTCAACGGGGTGGAGGCTAGGCTAGTGCTGGAATTGAGCTTCCCTGCGGCGCTGGCCTCCCAGCAGCGGCGCAAGATTCAAACCCTGCTGCGATCGCTAGCTTAG
- a CDS encoding cellulose biosynthesis cyclic di-GMP-binding regulatory protein BcsB — translation MLPLSPRARRRLALYLTTLLLITGQPLLAQEATSPTETPAALAEIALPQALPAAPVIAPGEPGQYILEFNRSPVVGNRLRFSGIYDEQRLHFTRPRHWQAESVKVLLRYRHSAALYATRSNLTVLVNGTSIGSLPLNQPMGEIGDAVMEVPADLLQDDNELILAALQNNSPTCTQDPFDPSLWTEVLPDSKLVFNYQPQAVTPDFSQFPYPLFDILSLQPNRVAYLQPAATDSPWLTATARLQTYLGRTAHYRPLDTRLVTSVETLAAGERLVVLGTPAQQPGLADLTLPFELKDGKFVDDTGKPLADDSGLLMWSTAAEETSPVLVITGNGEAGVAKAVQYLVQPQNQQIATGHGVVVHQAGEVPTPPARHWPGYLPEDNDFLLTDLTSPTRQPLDEMTVRGSHAPAMEIDFRALPDDRLLRGSKMRLSYSYGPQVNPLTSMVDVELDGVSITGERLTEVKGANHRTLEVNLPGDRVTPTSKLQVNFRLDPRERRSCSRVTDQQLWGTIHSDTRFSLQRSAITSLPDLDLFKTGYPFTAPQDLSTTAVVLPDAPNRNDVTVLLELAERLGRLSVADSVQLAVYRQADLPEEVRKDRHLVAIGAQPRFPLPELLSEEGFALRGSGTRQWGDTQVQPLPDGEGLMKSVISPWNSQRVVLALSGRDDTGLAQVADLLRHDPLFYQIEGDTVLVSAQVPNPDPYTSNHYRLATLRQSPQVQLATTNPYPWVWQVTRHNWMFIVPATVALALLLYGAAQALMRRSAE, via the coding sequence ATGCTCCCCCTCTCCCCCCGCGCCCGCCGTCGCCTCGCCCTCTACCTCACCACCCTGCTGCTGATCACCGGGCAACCCCTGCTGGCCCAGGAGGCGACTTCTCCTACGGAAACCCCTGCCGCCCTGGCAGAGATCGCGCTGCCCCAGGCGCTGCCCGCCGCCCCGGTGATTGCCCCCGGCGAGCCCGGCCAGTACATTTTGGAATTTAACCGCAGCCCGGTGGTGGGCAACCGTCTCCGCTTTAGCGGCATCTACGACGAGCAGCGGCTGCACTTTACCCGCCCCCGCCACTGGCAGGCCGAGTCGGTCAAGGTGCTGCTGCGCTACCGCCATTCCGCCGCTCTCTACGCCACTCGCTCTAACCTCACGGTGCTGGTCAACGGCACCAGCATTGGCAGTCTGCCCCTCAACCAGCCCATGGGCGAAATCGGCGATGCGGTGATGGAGGTGCCCGCCGATCTGCTCCAAGACGACAACGAGCTGATCCTTGCGGCGTTGCAAAACAACTCCCCCACCTGCACCCAAGACCCCTTCGACCCCTCGCTGTGGACCGAGGTGCTGCCCGACTCAAAGCTGGTGTTTAACTACCAGCCCCAGGCGGTGACGCCCGACTTTAGCCAGTTTCCCTACCCGCTGTTCGACATTCTGAGTCTGCAACCCAACCGGGTCGCCTACCTGCAACCCGCCGCTACCGATAGCCCCTGGCTGACGGCCACGGCCCGGCTGCAAACCTACCTGGGCCGCACCGCCCACTACCGCCCCCTCGACACCCGCCTGGTAACTAGCGTGGAGACACTGGCAGCCGGAGAACGGCTTGTGGTCTTGGGCACTCCGGCCCAGCAGCCTGGCTTAGCCGACTTAACTCTGCCCTTTGAACTCAAAGACGGCAAATTTGTGGATGACACAGGGAAACCTCTCGCCGACGACTCTGGCCTGCTGATGTGGTCTACAGCAGCGGAGGAGACGTCTCCCGTACTGGTGATTACGGGTAACGGCGAGGCCGGGGTGGCCAAGGCGGTGCAGTACCTGGTGCAGCCCCAAAACCAGCAGATTGCCACCGGCCACGGGGTCGTAGTGCACCAGGCCGGGGAGGTGCCCACCCCCCCCGCCCGCCATTGGCCTGGCTACCTGCCCGAAGACAATGACTTTTTGCTGACGGATTTGACCTCCCCGACCCGCCAGCCCCTAGACGAGATGACCGTGCGCGGCTCCCACGCCCCAGCGATGGAAATCGACTTCAGGGCGCTGCCCGACGATCGCCTGCTGCGGGGCAGCAAAATGCGCCTTTCCTATAGCTATGGGCCCCAGGTCAACCCCCTCACCTCCATGGTGGATGTGGAGCTAGACGGGGTTTCGATTACCGGCGAACGGCTGACGGAGGTCAAAGGCGCGAACCACCGCACCCTAGAGGTAAATCTGCCGGGCGATCGCGTCACCCCCACCTCCAAGCTCCAGGTCAACTTTCGGTTGGATCCTCGCGAGCGGCGATCGTGCAGCCGAGTTACCGACCAGCAGCTCTGGGGCACCATCCACAGCGACACCCGCTTTAGCCTCCAGCGCAGCGCCATCACCAGCCTGCCCGACCTAGATCTATTCAAAACCGGCTATCCCTTCACCGCCCCGCAGGATCTCTCCACCACGGCGGTCGTGCTGCCGGACGCCCCCAACCGCAACGATGTCACCGTGCTGCTGGAGCTGGCCGAGCGCCTGGGCCGCCTGAGTGTGGCCGACTCGGTACAGCTCGCCGTCTATCGCCAGGCCGACCTGCCCGAGGAGGTTCGCAAGGATCGGCATCTGGTGGCGATCGGTGCCCAACCCCGCTTCCCCCTGCCCGAATTGTTGAGTGAGGAGGGCTTTGCCCTGCGGGGCAGCGGCACCCGCCAGTGGGGCGACACCCAAGTACAGCCCCTCCCCGATGGCGAAGGGCTGATGAAATCGGTGATTTCGCCCTGGAATTCCCAGCGGGTGGTGCTGGCTCTCAGCGGTCGCGATGATACCGGCCTGGCCCAGGTTGCCGACCTGCTGCGCCACGACCCCCTCTTCTACCAGATCGAGGGCGACACCGTGTTGGTTAGCGCCCAGGTGCCCAACCCCGACCCCTATACCAGCAACCACTACCGCCTGGCCACCCTGCGCCAGTCGCCCCAGGTGCAGCTCGCCACCACCAACCCCTACCCCTGGGTCTGGCAGGTGACCCGCCACAACTGGATGTTCATCGTGCCCGCCACCGTTGCCCTGGCACTGCTGCTCTACGGAGCCGCCCAGGCACTAATGCGGCGCAGCGCGGAGTAA